One region of Zingiber officinale cultivar Zhangliang chromosome 7B, Zo_v1.1, whole genome shotgun sequence genomic DNA includes:
- the LOC122005904 gene encoding multiple organellar RNA editing factor 2, chloroplastic-like codes for MAAAAVAARTTAATRAIFSSHLASAQHPMASLLPKRFLHLRSTAGVRSVRRSPAMLNLPGFGVASRIGAIRCMARRPGDPGYSPLNSGSRGGSGFSDRPPTEMAPLFPGCDYEHWLIVMDKPGGEGASKQQMIDCYIQTLTKVLGSEEEAKRKIYNVSCERYFGFGCEIDEETSNKLEGIPGVLFVLPDSYVDAENKDYGAELFANGEIVQRPPERQRRIDAATTHRNERDRPRYNDRTRYVRRRESQR; via the exons AtggccgccgccgccgtcgcTGCGAGAACGACCGCCGCGACCCGTGCAATCTTCTCCTCCCACCTCGCCTCTGCCCAGCATCCCATGGCTTCCTTGCTTCCCAAGCGATTTCTCCACTTGCGTTCCACGGCGGGCGTCCGCTCCGTCCGCCGATCGCCCGCGATGCTTAACCTTCCTGGATTTGGTGTGGCCTCCCGCATCGGCGCGATTAGGTGCATGGCCCGGCGGCCGGGCGACCCGGGTTACTCGCCTCTGAACTCTGGCTCCCGCGGCGGTTCGGGGTTTAGCGACCGTCCGCCGACTGAAATGGCGCCTCTGTTCCCGGGGTGTGACTACGAGCACTGGCTCATCGTTATGGATAAACCTGGAGGTGAGGGGGCATCCAAACAGCAGATGATCGATTGCTACATTCAAACCCTAACCAAGGTCCTGGGCAG TGAGGAGGAAGCAAAGAGAAAGATTTACAATGTGTCATGTGAACGATACTTTGGATTTGGATGTGAAATAGATGAGGAGACATCCAACAAACTTGAAG GTATTCCTGGTGTTCTGTTTGTTCTTCCAGATTCATATGTTGATGCTGAGAACAAGGATTATGGAG CTGAACTATTTGCGAATGGAGAAATCGTTCAAAGACCTCCAGAAAGGCAGAGGAGGATTGATGCGGCAACCACACATAGAAATGAAAGAGACAGACCTAGATATAATGACAGGACTCGTTACGTTAGGCGGAGGGAGAGCCAGCGATAA
- the LOC122004392 gene encoding uncharacterized protein LOC122004392, whose translation MIAAFQILAYGVPADATDEYIKLGESTAIESVKRFCRAVVEVFGGQYLRSPNANDVARLLRIAWAGQYSDRSGKPTIILEVVADYDLWIWHAYFGLPGSNNDINVLESSHLFSNLAQGIAPPARYLIQEKEYNMVYTCSNNSRSTRYKE comes from the exons ATGATAGCTGCATTTCAAATATTGGCATATGGTGTACCGGCAGACGCTACTGATGAGTACATCAAACTAGGAGAATCAACTGCAATAGAAAGTGTGAAAAGATTTTGTCGTGCTGTTGTTGAAGTATTTGGAGGACAGTACCTGCGATCACCCAATGCTAATGATGTTGCCAGGCTTCTTCGTATTG CATGGGCTGGGCAATATTCTGATCGTAGTGGAAAGCCAACAATTATTCTAGAAGTTGTGGCTGATTATGATCTTTGGATATGGCATGCATATTTCGGTTTACCTGGATCTAACAATGACATTAATGTATTGGAGTCTTCTCATCTTTTTTCTAACCTTGCTCAAGGTATTGCTCCCCCTGCTCGTTATCTCATTCAAGAAAAAGAGTACAACATGGTCTACACTTGTTCAAACAATTCAAGATCCACGCGATACAAAGAATAA
- the LOC122004393 gene encoding uncharacterized protein LOC122004393: MIVAVSKLKGCIRQIEELNPSGASEEDIMNRAQMLLVQDPNYSKGFKFGHVWSILQGIEKFNSDNVKAASTRVQRQTAQADYSQSYNLEKDVYSPSSPHVSSFNLNITHSDSGDTSTKRPIGVKKAKLKRKNEQQFSKMVSQNDELVATLDQSTNVAMFKEENKILFKDLNTIADPIMREFIHGEQVRIMQKRTENQKSQSIPHKGEGSRINSSQEEGQGSQDPLNGFGKFYDYFGGLLGGDFSEY, from the exons ATGATTGTTGCTGTTTCCAAATTGAAGGGTTGCATACGACAAATCGAAGAATTGAATCCAAGTGGAGCATCAGAGGAAGATATT ATGAATCGTGCTCAAATGTTATTAGTACAAGACCCTAATTACTCAAAGGGCTTCAAATTTGGACATGTGTGGAGCATTCTTCAAGGTATTGAGAAATTCAACAGTGACAACGTCAAAGCTGCATCTACGAGAGTGCAACGACAAACTGCTCAAGCTGATTATTCTCAATCATATAATCTCGAGAAAGATGTTTATTCACCTTCATCTCCACATGTCTCTTCGTTTAATCTTAACATCACTCATTCAGACAGTGGTGATACTTCAACTAAACGACCTATTGGGGTGAAGAAAGCAAAACTGAAGAGAAAGAATGAACAACAATTCAGTAAAATGGTTTCACAGAATGACGAACTTGTTGCGACGTTGGATCAAAGTACCAATGTTGCTATGTTCAAGGAagagaataaaattttattcaaagaTTTGAATACCATTGCTGATCCGATAATGCGTGAATTTATTCATGGTGAACAAGTCAGAATTATGCAAAAGAGGACTGAAAACCAAAAATCTCAATCAATTCCACATAAAGGAGAAGGATCTAGGATCAATTCATCTCAAGAAGAAGGACAAGGATCTCAAGATCCTTTGAATGGTTTCGGTAAATTTTATGATTATTTCGGTGGTTTATTAGGAGGTGATTTTTCAGAATATTAA